One stretch of Clupea harengus chromosome 2, Ch_v2.0.2, whole genome shotgun sequence DNA includes these proteins:
- the LOC105893018 gene encoding cholecystokinin receptor — MLQTIHDEMDSPKQNETLALFGCLMEQNDKSLNWTANVSLDVNSNITTCGDASLAPKAAQPRQKEMESVRILLYSLIFLVSVFGNLLIIVVLMVNKRMRTVTNSFLLSLAVSDLMMAIFCMPFTLIPTLLKDFIFGAAMCKIVSYLMGVSVSISTFSLVAIAIERYNAICNPLKSRAWQTRSHAYKVIAATWVVSFIIMTPYPIFTTLLEITKPDNSTVRMCRHEWPKSGGEQTWSILLLFVLFFIPGVVMSVAYGLISRELYRGMQFELEQKTGQCGIKNGVSTTATTTSTTTTPTGNDDGDGCYIQVSKRPNTMEMSALTPASGLAKVERPRSNTSEANLLAKKRVIRMLIVIVAMFFVCWMPLYTVNTWKAFDQPSARNALSGAPISYIHLLSYTSACVNPVIYCFMNKRFRKALLATFSCCCRPCRRHRARRAGAGGLGEEDGTATGVSMSKFTYSTVSSMGPC; from the exons ATGTTACAAACGATTCACGACGAAATGGACTCACCAAAACAAAACGAGACTTTGGCACTCTTTGGATGTTTGATGGAGCAAAACGACAAGTCTCTTAACTGGACCGCAAACGTCAGTCTGGATGTCAACAGCAATATAACCACCTGTGGGGACGCTTCCTTGGCTCCCAAAGCAGCACAGCCGCGTCAAAAAG AGATGGAGTCCGTGCGAATCCTGCTCTACAGCCTCATCTTCCTGGTCAGCGTGTTTGGCAACCTGCTCATCATCGTGGTGCTGATGGTGAACAAGCGCATGCGTACCGTCACCAACTCCTTCCTGCTCTCCCTGGCTGTCAGCGACCTCATGATGGCCATTTTCTGCATGCCCTTCACCCTCATCCCCACCCTGCTCAAGGACTTCATCTTCGGGGCGGCCATGTGCAAAATCGTCAGCTACCTCATGG GCGTCTCCGTCAGCATCTCCACCTTCAGCCTGGTCGCCATAGCGATCGAGAGGTACAACGCCATCTGCAACCCGCTCAAGTCGCGGGCATGGCAGACGCGATCGCACGCCTACAAGGTGATCGCCGCCACCTGGGTCGTGTCCTTCATCATCATGACCCCGTACCCGATCTTCACCACCCTGCTGGAGATCACCAAGCCGGACAACAGCACCGTGCGCATGTGCCGCCACGAGTGGCCCAAGAGCGGGGGGGAGCAGACCTG GTCCATCCTCCTGCTCTTCGTCCTGTTCTTCATCCCAGGAGTGGTCATGAGCGTCGCGTACGGCTTAATTTCCCGAGAGCTCTACCGCGGCATGCAGTTCGAGCTGGAACAGAAGACGGGCCAGTGTG GCATTAAAAATGGCGTAAGtaccactgccaccaccaccagcaccaccaccacccccactggCAATGATGACGGTGATGGCTGCTACATCCAGGTGTCCAAGCGGCCCAACACCATGGAGATGTCTGCCCTGACCCCGGCCTCAGGCTTGGCCAAGGTGGAGCGCCCGCGCAGCAACACGTCAGAGGCCAACCTGCTGGCCAAGAAGCGCGTCATCCGCATGCTCATCGTCATCGTGGCCATGTTCTTCGTCTGCTGGATGCCCCTGTACACCGTCAACACGTGGAAGGCCTTCGACCAGCCCTCGGCGCGCAACGCCCTCTCCGGCGCGCCCATCTCCTACATCCACCTGCTCTCCTACACCTCGGCCTGCGTCAACCCCGTCATCTACTGCTTCATGAACAAGCGCTTCCGCAAGGCGCTGCTGGCCACcttctcctgctgctgccgGCCCTGCCGCCGACACAGGGCCCGGAGGGCGGGCGCCGGGGGCCTCGGGGAGGAGGACGGCACTGCCACAGGGGTGTCCATGTCCAAGTTCACCTACTCCACCGTCAGCAGCATGGGGCCATGCTGA
- the si:ch73-390b10.2 gene encoding Golgi pH regulator, producing MSFFVDSVIMFTSQVFFFGFGWLFFMRQLFKDYEIRQYVVQVVFSITFAFSCTMFELIIFEILGALSSTSRYFHWKLNLYVILLVLIFVVPFYIGYFVVSNIRLLQRQKLLFACMVWFTFMYFFWKLGDPFPILSPKHGILSIEQLISRVGVIGVTLMALLSGFGAVNCPYTYMSYFLRNVTESDILALERRLLQTMDMIVSKKKRIAMTRRQIFQRGEDQNKQTGFWGMIKSVTSSPSGSENLSQIQQEVDALEELSRQLFLETVDLQATKERIEYSTTFQGKYFNFLGYFFSIYCVWKIFMATINIVFDRVGKTDPVTRGIEITVNYLGIQFDVKFWSQHISFILVGIIIVTSIRGLLITLTKFFYAISSSKSSNVIVLVLAQIMGMYFVSSVLLMRMSMPLEYRTIVTEVLGELQFNFYHRWFDVIFLVSALSSILFLYLAHKQAPEKHMGL from the exons ATGTCTTTCTTCGTAGATTCAGTGATCATGTTCACCTCCCAG GTGTTTTTCTTTGGCTTCGGCTGGCTCTTCTTCATGCGACAATTATTCAAAGATTATGAG ATCCGACAGTATGTCGTCCAGGTGGTGTTTTCAATCACCTTCGCCTTCTCTTGCACTATGTTTGAACTAATCATATTTGAAATCCTGGGAGCTCTAAGCAGCAC GTCAAGATATTTCCACTGGAAATTGAACCTTTATGTGATTTTACTGGTTCTCATCTTTGTGGTGCCTTTCTACATTGGCTACTTTGTTGTCAGCAACATACGACTTC TGCAGAGACAGAAGCTTCTCTTTGCTTGTATGGTATGGTTCACATTCATGTATTTCTTCTGGAAACTGGGGGATCCCTTTCCTATCCTCAGCCCTAAACATG GGATCCTATCTATTGAGCAGCTTATCAGTCGAGTTGGGGTGATTGGTGTCACACTTATGGCTCTGCTATCTGGTTTTGGTGCGGTCAACTGCCCTTACACCTACATGTCTTACTTTCTGCG TAatgtgacagagagtgacatCTTAGCCCTGGAGAGAAGATTGCTTCAGACCATGGACATGATTGTCAGTAAAAAGAAACG GATTGCTATGACGAGGCGCCAGATATTCCAGCGTGGAGAGGaccaaaacaaacagactgGATTCTGGGGGATGATCAAGAGTGTCACGTCTTCTCCATCAGGCAGTGAGA ATCTGTCTCAGATTCAGCAGGAAGTGGATGCTTTAGAGGAGCTCAGCCGGCAGCTCTTCCTCGAGACAGTAGATCTTCAGGCCACCaag GAGCGGATAGAATATTCCACGACGTTTCAGGGAAAGTACTTCAACTTCTTGGGCTACTTTTTCTCCATCTATTGTGTTTGGAAGATATTTATG GCCACCATCAATATAGTCTTTGACCGTGTGGGCAAAACTGATCCAGTAACTAGAGGGATCGAAATTACAGTGAACTACCTGGGTATCCAATTtgat GTGAAGTTTTGGTCCCAGCATATCTCTTTCATCCTGGTGGGGATCATCATCGTCACCTCCATACGAGGCCTGCTGATCACACTCACTAAG TTCTTCTATGCTATCTCAAGTAGCAAGTCTTCAAATGTAATAGTGCTTGTTCTGGCTCAAATCATG GGCATGTACTTTGTGTCGTCTGTGTTGCTCATGCGCATGAGTATGCCGCTGGAGTATCGCACCATCGTCACCGAGGTCCTGGGGGAGCTGCAGTTTAATTTCTACCACCGCTGGTTCGACGTCATCTTCCTGGTCAGCGCTCTCTCCagcatcctcttcctctaccttgCCCACAAGCAAGCGCCCGAGAAGCACATGGGGCTGTGA
- the pdzk1 gene encoding Na(+)/H(+) exchange regulatory cofactor NHE-RF3, translated as MAGIRPRVIVLSKHEGQTFGFFLRVERDEEGHLIRSLDMGGPAELAGLKDGERIIRVNGVFVDSMEHAQVADLVRKSGMSVTFHVLSEASYKQAKEEGWDLAEIPRQSAMNGVAGSNTKPKLCYLVKSTAGYGFSLRSVKGEKGVFMMDVTSGGSADTAGAKENDRLVEINGENVEEANHEQAVEKVKASGSSVMFLLVDEDGDRFYKNKNIRLGTSLATVKHLPHEPRVVELAKGSDGYGFFLRKEPKMEGHYIKDIDRGSPAERAGLKEMDRLVAVAGEEVDQCTHDQVVDKIRQAGNKCCLLVVDAVTDKMYKLGRASPLLFWEETRASPASQPEPAKKPEPRPDTPPPTPIPAPIPAPTPAPAPAPAPAPTEDYKPKLCRLVKTASGFGFHLNGIQGVPGQYIKEVVKGGAADKAGLEEDDVLVEVNGVNMESGTHEVVVDMIRKTGDTLVLLVAGRTAYDHLKATGVAITPALLGLEATRPPSPPSPPSPKLPEVRKEEEKEEKKKTEEVRTEEKEEKKTTEEVRTEEKEEKK; from the exons ATGGCTGGCATCAGACCGCGGGTGATTGTCCTGAGCAAGCACGAGGGCCAGACCTTCGGCTTCTTCCTGCGCGTGGAGCGAGATGAGGAGGGCCACCTGATCCGTAGCCTGGACATGGGCGGGCCGGCCGAACTGGCGGGACTCAAGGACGGAGAACGCATCATCAGAGTCAATGGCGTGTTCGTCGACAGCATGGAGCATGCTCAG GTAGCCGATCTGGTTAGGAAGAGTGGGATGTCGGTGACGTTCCACGTCCTCAGCGAGGCCTCTTACAAACAGGCCAAAGAGGAGGGGTGGGACCTGGCTGAGATTCCACGCCAGAGTGCCATGAACGGGGTCGCCGGCTCAAACACTAAGCCCAAACTTTGCTACCTTGTCAAGTCCACTGCGGGCTATGGCTTCTCACTTAGGAGTGTGAAAG GGGAGAAGGGTGTGTTCATGATGGACGTGACCTCTGGAGGCTCTGCCGATACTGCAGGGGCCAAGGAGAATGACCGCCTTGTGGAGATCAATGGGGAGAATGTGGAGGAAGCCAACCACGAGCAAGCCGTAGAGAAG GTGAAGGCCTCTGGCAGCAGTGTCATGTTCCTGCTGGTGGATGAAGACGGGGACAGAttctacaaaaacaaaaacattcgcCTTGGAACGAGCCTTGCCACAGTCAAGCATCTCCCGCACGAGCCCCGTGTCGTTGAGCTGGCCAAAGGCTCTGATGGCTATGGCTTCTTCCTCAGAAAAGAACCTAAAATGGAAG GTCACTACATAAAGGACATAGACCGCGGCAGCCCCGCGGAGAGAGCCGGCCTGAAAGAGATGGACCGGCTGGTGGCCGTGGCTGGGGAGGAAGTGGATCAGTGCACGCACGACCAGGTGGTGGACAAGATCAGGCAGGCGGGAAACAAATGCTGCCTCCTGGTGGTAGATGCCGTGACAGACAAGATGTACAAACTG ggtaGGGCCTCCCCGCTCCTTTTCTGGGAGGAAACTCGAGCAtccccagccagccagcctgagCCAGCCAAGAAGCCAGAGCCCCGACCTGATACGCCCCCACCCACTCCCATACCCGCTCCCATACCCGCAcccacaccagcaccagcacctgcGCCAGCACCAGCGCCCACAGAGGACTATAAACCTAAACTATGCCGGCTGGTGAAAACTGCTTCAGGGTTTGGCTTCCATCTCAACGGCATCCAGGGTGTGCCCGGGCAGTACATCAAAGAG GTGGTGAAGGGTGGTGCCGCAGACAAGGCCGGTCTGGAGGAAGATGACGTCTTGGTGGAGGTGAACGGCGTGAACATGGAGAGCGGCACCCACGAGGTGGTGGTGGACATGATTCGCAAGACGGGGGACACGCTGGTCCTCCTGGTGGCGGGGAGGACGGCCTACGACCACCTGAAAGCCACGGGCGTGGCCATCACCCCCGCGCTGCTGGGTCTGGAGGCGACCAGGCCTCCCAGCCCACCCAGCCCACCCAGCCCAAAGCTCCCAGAGgtgagaaaggaggaggagaaggaggagaagaagaagacggaAGAGGTCAGgacagaagaaaaggaggagaagaagacgaCGGAAGAGGTCAGgacagaagaaaaggaggagaagaag